The Salarias fasciatus chromosome 16, fSalaFa1.1, whole genome shotgun sequence sequence AGCTGGCAGCAGACAACAGTCCAAGTGAAGTGTGTGAACGTCTCTTTTATTGCAGCTGTTTTAAGTGAGCTTTCAGTTTCTCAGTGGAACAAACACGTAATGCAGACTCCATATCAAggtgaaaataaagatttagCCTCACATGTCCTGGTGTTTCCGTGCCTGGACCTCATCACAAACAGGAACGCAGGACATGAAGCAACGTTTAAGTTACTTGACCTTAACTTAAAACATCAAGAGAACATTAAATAGAAATCAGTTAAATGACGCCTCTGacagaaaaatgacttttaaactCCGTCATGAAACACAAACCTCCTTCTTACTGGAATGTAACTCACAAATAAATACTTTGAAGAAccgcactttaaaaaaaaatgttctcatcATTTTCCTCAGAGAGATTAGAAACTGTTCAGTCTAAACTCAGACATCTGGGTtatgaaaaagaggaggaagacaaaaaCTGTCCGATTTAGAAGCATTTTACAACAGTCTTTACGATGtttccagctggaggaggtgaaacCTCGCAGGAGGATCGGCTTGTCGAGATTCCTCTCAAAATCCTGACTGGGTCGAAAGTGTACATTCTGAAAAAGTTTATTTGGACTATTCAATCATTTTGATTCTGCTTTCATCACGATTTCTCCGTGTTTCTGGAGGTGTGGTGAAGACCTGTGCTACATTTGGATGACCTGGTTGAGCTTCTGGCTCTGTGTGTTTCCCAGACCTCTCAGCAGGAAGCCACGTGCAAACGAGATAAAACACGAGAACCAGAGCAGAGTTTTTGTTTGGAGCTGATCTTTCCATGGGAGGTGCGTCTGGACTTGAACCGCACGGCGGCCGATGGTGACTGGACTACTTTCTGAGAAGGACTGCGGCTCGTTTTCTGGTCCTGATTATCGAGTTAGCCATGAAAAGCGCTCCTCATCGCTCCAGCTTCCCCATCACGGGCTCCATCGCCGCCAGGAAGCACGTCTGGAACTCCTGGTCGGAGAAGCGTCGCACGGAGTCCCGGGCGGCACGCCGGATCTCCAGCCGGGCGGCCGGGGTCAGGGACAGGATGGTCTCCATGGCGGCGGCGTAGCTGTCCTCGCTGTCGGCCAGGAAGCCCGTCTGCTGGCCCTCGAATGGGACCACGATGTCCAGCTTGGGGCCCCCGGACTTGTGGGCCAGGACGATGGTGCCCGCGGCCATACACTCCACCACTCCTGCAGAGAGACGCCAGAGGGACCAGACACCAGGGTCAGACCAGACACCAGGGTCAGACCAGCTCAGGTCTTAGGTCTACTGCTGATCACAGGAAATCAGGACAGAAATGCATCTAGAACATCGGTGCGCCCGACCTTCATCCTGCCTCTACTCAGTGACTTTAAACATCAGTAACCAGAGTGAGAGAATAATATGTGCAATAGTGGAAAACGATCACAAAAGTAGcagtaaaagttaaaaagtggcattgagtgtgtgtgtgtgtgtgtgtgtgtaccgatGCCAAAGTGTTCGTTCCACATAGTGTGCAGGCCGATGCTGGCCCCCCCCAGCTCCCTCTTCAGCTCCTGGAAGGACACGTTGACCTTGAAGTGGACGCGGTCGGAGACGGACAGCTCCTCGCAGAGCCCCCGCAGCATCAGcacgcgctcctcgtcctcctggttcctgcagcCGCCGATCAGCACCAGGCGCAGCGCCTCCCTGCCgccgggccccgcccccttcctgTCCAGAAGCTTCCGGAAGGCTCGGATCTGCAGCTGGTGGTCCTTCTCCGGCCGGAACTGCCCCACCGACACGACGGAGCggcacttcctgtcctcctccttttcttcttcttcccgcCCCAGCTCCtcccagccctcctcctcctcctcctcctcctcttgtccctccccctcctcccccagcgGGATGTCCAGGAAGGCCCTGACGTCGCAGGGGGGGTACACCACGCTGGTGCGGCCCGGCGAGCGCCACAGAGCCAGGATGTGTCCCAGAGTCCAGGTGGAGTTGACCATGATGACGTCGCTGCAGGAGCCGGCCAGGCCGTAGATCAGCGCGAAGCAGCAGTAGTACAACACCTTGAGGGCACTCAGCAGCGGGTTCCTGGAGATGAAGTCTGCGTGGTTAAATCTGGAGAACCAAGCAGAACACTCCAGGTCAGAGACATGTCAaccttgtgtgtgagtgtgagagacagagagagagagagagagagacctgggGTTCCGCTCCCGGACCACAGACAGCATGTCGGTGCTGACGGTGGGATAGTGAACGTAGCTCGCCACCTTACAGCCTCCCAGGTAGCGGAAGATCGGCAGAGTGAAGGCGTAACCCATGGAGTCCACGTACAGGTCTGGAACGAAGGCCGTCAACGCCTCCcaccctaacacacacacacacacaaaagagcaTGCTGGTTAACTCCCCTTTCTGTGAGACAATCCCAGGACAAAGTGTCCAGAAACCAAACCGTTTCATGAAATAACCCCCCGTTCTTACCGAGGAACATGGACCCGGCGCTCTGGCCCAGCAGGGTGAAGTGGGGGTAGGAGGCGGCCTCCACCAGCACGCGGTGACGCAGGAAGACGAAGCTGACCCGGCCAGGCAGCGTGATGTTGAAGCGCTGCCGGGCTCCCTCCAGGATCTGCTCCCCGGTCACGCCCTGATCACCCGTGTACACCACAAAGGAGACACCGGGGTACCTGGAACCAAGAGGGGGGTGAACATCAGAGTACCATGTGAAATGCACGTGCTCAATGGGCTGAactggagagagacagcagctctgacaggagggaactgttgggttttgatTCTTCTAACAGTGAGATTCTGAGAGATCCTCTCCTCTCATCACACATCGACCAGGCGGGTCTTACCGGAGCATGAGCGCCCTCAGGGCGCACCACAGCACCCgctccccgcctccccccgcGTTGCAGTACGGGTGGAAGAAGGCCACGGCCGGGCCCCCGTCCCGGGCCCGGCGGGCCTTCCGGCGGCCCTGCAGCCACAGCCGGAgccccagcaggaccagcagcaggaccagggtcaggaaCAGGCTGAGGTAGACGCAGGGCACCACCAGGGACCACAGCAGCCTGAGGAGGGGGGACACACAGCACTGAGAGCCGGGCTGAGGGCGCAGACAGGCGGACACCTGACCCGGAAGGTCCCGCTGACCGGAGCTACGGTTAGCTCGGTGCTAACAGCACAAACCCCGCTGAAGGGAGACGGAACCTCCGCTGCTGCGCGACTCCGTCGCctgcaggcaggaggaggagagctgtggGCTCAGAGTTACCTCATTAAGTCGCAGAAGCACAGAGAGAAGAGGTGGTGGTCGTGCGTCGTCATTTTCACAACACGGCCGAGACAGCGGTCAGCTGACCACacgctgctctctgattggacgaggctttgttttgctttacGTCATCCCCATGTGACTTAGTTATTTCCATCCATTCTGGAACAAACCTGTGAACTGTCGTGGGCTGTTTTTTTTGAAGGCCCCAGCTTCAATATGTTGTTGAGACTGTCAGCCAgtctttgttttcactgcaCTTTACTTTTAATACTTTGGTCAACTGGAGTTCAGAAGTGAAATCTGCTGCCCTGTTTGGATGTTCTCTGGagggcataaaaaaaaaaaaaccaagactgACATCTTTTACTATCAATCTTTAATTGTTATAAAGGCAGGACATGCAACTTTTCGGAAACACCACAACTGCACATGTGCACGGCATATGTTGAAAATAGTTGTGCACATGCTCAGAAGATGCACAATAAGAGCAaagttttcctccagtgtgcAAAGACACCCAGTCCAtattgtcctggtcctggttctggtcccagtccagattcttgTTAGTTTAAGAGTTCACAGTCACTGTTAGTTagcacatttcaaacatttaaatgtattttattatctTGCTAAAAAGACTGAGCACACATAAAATTCATCCCTATAAATAtgtttgttgtgtaaatgaacaCCAATTCAAATATCCACGTAGACATCACTTCAAACCTACCTTTTCACACACAAAGTGTAACACATACATGCAAATGTTgttttgaaacaaaataaactaaaacttaaaacttaaaaatgaaaaaggagtgCATGGACTGGAAGAAAGACCCGGGACTGAATAACGGGGCGAATCAGTCAAAGTGTTGGATCCAGTCATTTCTGCTACATACGACACTCCAAACCTCTACAGAGCCCAGCAAGCCTTTATCCTTGCTTCCCGGCTGACACcacaaataatgaaaacatggaTATGACGCATAATGAGCTAACATTAGTTTCTACACTGAAGAGACACTGAAGAACCAACCCAGCCGAACCCAACGCCGGCGTACAGGGGCTCAGTGAATGTGGTGCTGAAGGTgtggaggtggatcagagagtccgaggagactctgaagaaggacagaattccagcaggacagtccacgtacactcccactctgccagaggaggaggagctggaggaggaggtgacgcGTCTCCCTCTCTTATTGCGTCTGACAGTGTAACCTTCATCAGAGcactccagactccaggactgacggttcattccaaacacacactcctcatcgtctcctctccttctgattcctctgtaactcactgctACACGAACCCACccgctccactccacctcccagtaacgACGAGCCCTCACAGGATTtctgcacagcagctgaggcCAGAACccaaatctgtctggatgatcgtCACacggctgctcctcctccgtgAATGTCACCTTCCCGTCGGACAGTTTGAGGGTTGTGCTCATTGAGTTTGTGTCCACTTGAAGTgaagagaaatctgatggagagaagaaagagaaaactcaTCCAGTGGATTTCGGACCCGTTCACATGGCATCaagttcaagtgaaaacatcaaaaacctTCATTGagttttgagtgtctgtttactcAACAACGGCACTCGGAGGCCCAGAAAACACAACCAATTgcaaacggctcccaaggtggaacttttaaaAAACGCTCGGGttctgttgtcatgtaaacaggaaaaaacagcaCTTTCTCAAAACACTCAGGGTGCGTCTCCTTGCTGATGGCGGAAACGATGCGAATGTGCATGCCCATCATAGGtgaacaatgtttttctccAGTCTCATGACTTCAATCCATATTCTCTTCGAACTTGTCATCgtttacagtgtgttgttctctgcagcatatGTGTGTTGCgacatggttttcagtgtttctgtcattgccatggaaacatgaaACTTATCTGAAACAATGacacaaaaatgatgtgttttcactagAAGCATCATGTGAATGGGGCCTTACTCTTTCTGTGCTTACTGACATGTTGCTCATTCATAGAAAATTTAATGAGGAAACTTTTGGTCGAGCTTCTCTTGTAAgtaatgactgaatgaatgaaaactacAGCCGTCACCTCCAGATTCAAATGCAAACAGCCAGACTCACACTTGTTCAGACCAGGTTTTAACCACTGTTCTCCACGGTGATCCAACCTGCAGGAAGAAACAGTCATCAGGGTTTTCTTCAACATGGGTTTTAACTGCTGTTCAACACATGAATGTGCACAAACCAACAGGCATATTAATGTGCTTCAAATCAAATGTCCTCGGGCAGGCTGCgcttgtaagggaggttgagaggtaccagcTAGACATAGTCAGGCTGAAGTCagcacacagcctgggctctggaaccgaACCCCTCAAGAGCACAGATGACGCTGTCCTGTTGGCTTCTTTGaccctggaccatcatgcactggagCGGTTTGCAGCTGAGTGTAAAAATTCAGGGATGAGGATCATCActtccaaatccgaggccatggtcctcaattggaagaaggtggtctgccctctccagggcCGTGGAGAGACCCTGCCCCAAGCGGGTGAGTTTAAGGTATCTTGGGGcaggatcggtgcagcggctgcagcgatgcagtcgtatcggtccattgtggtgaagaaggagctgagctgaaaggtaAAGCTCTGAATTTACCAGTCAGTCTTGGCtcctaccctcacctatggtcatgagcttttgGGCCGGGTGGCTGGGCGCTAAAGGTGCGCTCCctttagagatagggtgaggagctcagtcaccagggaggagctcggagcagagccactactcctccacatcgagaggagccagctgaggtggctcgggcatctgtttaggatgcctcctggacgcctctcCGAAGAGGTGTTCAGGACATACCCTACCCTGGGTATGACCAAGACatgcttttttcccccatttactgtgttttatcaTGGCACAGGGATTAGTgctcctgcctcacagcaaaAGTTCTTGGTTTCAAGTACTGGCTgaggctcggggcctttcttgTTTGGAatatgcatgttctccccatgtgtgcgtgggttctctccagcttcctctcccggtccagaaacatgcatgtcaggttaattggtcaccctaatttgcccctaggtgtgaatgtgagtgtgaagagttgtcagccctgtgacagactgacgAACTGTCAGCGActtggaaaatgaatgaatgcgtTTTATCAAGCACAAAGTCCACACAGCACCAAAATCCCTCAGAGCTACCCTAACATTGTTTTGTTAAGCTGTGATTGTCCATTAATTTGTAATTTGTTGGAGGAAGATCATAAACAACAGAGACATAATAACAGAGACATAGCTGTTCTACTGGCTGCTACGACAGTAATCTGAGCTTCATCACTGCTCAGAAGGTCCACTGACCAATAACCTCCATGCCATGGAGCACCGAGGGAGTGATTTGTGCActaacagttaaaaaaaaaaacccatacctgagagtctccagtctGCAGTGAGgattttccacagcagcagacagcatTTCCACTCCcaagtctcctggatggttgtagctcaggtccagctctcgcAGATGGTAGGGGTTGATgctcagagctgagaccagagaactgcagccttcctctgagaccagacaccctgacaagCTGGAGACACGAACATAGCATCAACTCCACCAGGACAGAGAATGATCCTGTACATGATCTTCACCAGCATCAACCTGATCAACCatcagctggatcctgacctgagagcttccagtttacagtgaggactcctCAGTCCAGCGgccagcagcttcactcctgagtcctgcaggtcgttgttactcaggtccagatgtgtcagactggaggactgagagatGAGAGTAGAAGACaaagctccacagcttctccaAGACAGGCtacagctgctcaacctgaaaAAGAACCAAAAATGCAAACCAGATAAATGTTTGTCATAGACTAATTTCTCCATATTTGCGTCATGAAACACTTACAaagctttgttggaggctttgaccactggcagcagcctcagaagagcctcctctgaagcagagtatttcttcaggtcaaactccttcagatcttcttctgatgacagtaagatgaagaccagagctgaccactgagcaggagacagtctaTCTGTAGACAGATgtcctgatctcagggactgttggatctcctccaccagagaactgtcattcagttcattcagacagtggaacagattgatgcttctctctgcagacagactctcacccagcttcttcttgatgtatTCCGCCGTTTTCTCATTGGCCTGTGAGCTACTTCCCGGGTTTGCCTGCTGGTCTTGAGGGATTGTATGCGAGTTACGTCTTGACCATGCTGGTGGGTCCTGAGGGAACGTAGAGGAGCAACTGCCAGACTGTGTCAACAGGCTTTGTAGAAAAGCCAGATTAGTTTGTGAGCTAAGATGAAGCTCGGTCATCTGAGCCATCATACTTTGCATGAGATTCTGATTGACCTGTGAGTACTGTTGTAGTTGAGCCATCAGGCTTGGTACAGAAGTCTGGTTGTACTGTGAGTACTGttgtggagccatcaggcttgGTACAAGAGTTGGATTGTACTGTGAGTACTGTTGTGGAACCATCAGGCTTCGTGCAGGTGTGCGAGCCTGTGTGTACCTCAAGCTTATTTCTGACTTTCTGATTTGTTGTTGCATGAAAGCCTGTAGTTGTTTTGAGTTGATTTCTGACTGTTTTTGCATATATTGTAGCAGACACTTGTCCATAGAGGTACTACATGCCTGTGCCAGAAGGTTCTGTTGGAAATTCTGTGAGTTACTTCCTTGTTGTGGCGGTGAGTCTTCTACGGAGACATATGAAGTACTCTccgtctgtgtcagcagacctcgTAGAAGCTTCTGATTATCctgcagtgaaagacccaggaggaaacggaggaacaagtccaggtgtccatttggactcttcaaggcctcatCCACAGCAGTCTGGTAGAAACATGTTGGGTTGACCTTCTTTCTGAACTGTTTGGACCCCAAAGATTCatctttcctcttttccagcaggttgattccagagttGCTGAAGGTCTGGTGGACATGAAGAGCGGCCAtgaactcctgaaggctcagatggatgaagcaaaacaccttgtcctggtacaggccgctctcctctctaaagatctgtgtgaacattcctgagtacactgaGGCTGCTGTGAGATCGATGCCACTCTCTGTCAGGTCTGATggatagaagatcaggtttcctttctgcagctcctcaaaagccagttttcccagagactctatcatctccctgctctctggactccagtgtggatctgtggcagctcctccatcgtACTTGACCttcttgactttggcctggaccaccaggtggtggatgtacatctgagtcagggtcttgggcagctctcctccctctctgctcttcaacaccttctccagaactgtagcagtgatccagcagaagaccgggatgtggcacatgatgtggaggcttcgggaggtcttgatgtgggagatgatcctgctggcctgctcctcctctctgaacctcctcctgaagtactcctccttctgggggtcggtgaaccctcggacctctgt is a genomic window containing:
- the LOC115403517 gene encoding GDP-Man:Man(3)GlcNAc(2)-PP-Dol alpha-1,2-mannosyltransferase-like, which produces MTTHDHHLFSLCFCDLMRLLWSLVVPCVYLSLFLTLVLLLVLLGLRLWLQGRRKARRARDGGPAVAFFHPYCNAGGGGERVLWCALRALMLRYPGVSFVVYTGDQGVTGEQILEGARQRFNITLPGRVSFVFLRHRVLVEAASYPHFTLLGQSAGSMFLGWEALTAFVPDLYVDSMGYAFTLPIFRYLGGCKVASYVHYPTVSTDMLSVVRERNPRFNHADFISRNPLLSALKVLYYCCFALIYGLAGSCSDVIMVNSTWTLGHILALWRSPGRTSVVYPPCDVRAFLDIPLGEEGEGQEEEEEEEEGWEELGREEEEKEEDRKCRSVVSVGQFRPEKDHQLQIRAFRKLLDRKGAGPGGREALRLVLIGGCRNQEDEERVLMLRGLCEELSVSDRVHFKVNVSFQELKRELGGASIGLHTMWNEHFGIGVVECMAAGTIVLAHKSGGPKLDIVVPFEGQQTGFLADSEDSYAAAMETILSLTPAARLEIRRAARDSVRRFSDQEFQTCFLAAMEPVMGKLER
- the LOC115402962 gene encoding NLR family CARD domain-containing protein 3-like — encoded protein: MATPSVVLLNTLEKMGKEDFEKFKWTMSQRGVLGDFPAIPKSRLEHANRMDTVDQMTKTYSTNTLKVTRMLLVRINMNDLLENLPETIIEPTEIFSRCQKTMKSKMKKRFQCVFEGVSKAGESSLLNQIYTELHVTEGGTAEVNQEHEVRQIKAASRTADRAETSIRPGDIFKASPERSDLIRTVLTKGVAGIGKTVLTQKFTLDWAEDKDNQDIHFTFPFTFRELNVLKEKKFSLVGLVHHFFTETKEAGIWRLEDFQVVFILDGLDECRPPLDFQHTEILTDASESTSVDVLLTNLIRGKLLPSAHLWITTRPAAANQIPADCVDRVTEVRGFTDPQKEEYFRRRFREEEQASRIISHIKTSRSLHIMCHIPVFCWITATVLEKVLKSREGGELPKTLTQMYIHHLVVQAKVKKVKYDGGAATDPHWSPESREMIESLGKLAFEELQKGNLIFYPSDLTESGIDLTAASVYSGMFTQIFREESGLYQDKVFCFIHLSLQEFMAALHVHQTFSNSGINLLEKRKDESLGSKQFRKKVNPTCFYQTAVDEALKSPNGHLDLFLRFLLGLSLQDNQKLLRGLLTQTESTSYANEKTAEYIKKKLGESLSAERSINLFHCLNELNDSSLVEEIQQSLRSGHLSTDRLSPAQWSALVFILLSSEEDLKEFDLKKYSASEEALLRLLPVVKASNKALLSSCSLSWRSCGALSSTLISQSSSLTHLDLSNNDLQDSGVKLLAAGLRSPHCKLEALSLSGCLVSEEGCSSLVSALSINPYHLRELDLSYNHPGDLGVEMLSAAVENPHCRLETLRLDHRGEQWLKPGLNKYFSSLQVDTNSMSTTLKLSDGKVTFTEEEQPCDDHPDRFGFWPQLLCRNPVRARRYWEVEWSGWVRVAVSYRGIRRRGDDEECVFGMNRQSWSLECSDEGYTVRRNKRGRRVTSSSSSSSSGRVGVYVDCPAGILSFFRVSSDSLIHLHTFSTTFTEPLYAGVGFGWVGSSVSLQCRN